One genomic window of Diospyros lotus cultivar Yz01 chromosome 8, ASM1463336v1, whole genome shotgun sequence includes the following:
- the LOC127807145 gene encoding subtilisin-like protease SBT3: protein MASPIIFFRIGLLSLAISQFMISTVAELDNYIVHMDLSAMPKAFSSHHNWYLATISSASDDSLISSSKLIYGYSNVIHGFSASLSNSELEAIKRSPGYVSSYRDMAAKVDTTHSTQFLGLNSASGAWPVGEYGDGVIIGLVDSGIWPESESFSDDGIGEIPARWRGACESGTQFSPSLCNKKLIGARFFNKGLVAKFPNVTIAMNSSRDTDGHGTHTSSTAAGNYVKGASYFGYAPGTANGVAPKAHVAIYKAIFDEGVYLSDILAAIDQAITDGVDVLSLSLGIDGLPLYQDPIAIGTFAAFERGIFVSTSAGNEGPYLETLHNGTPWVLTVAAGTIDREFYGTVSLGNGVSVTGSTLYPGNSSSSPMPLVFMDMCDDVEELNKTGYKIVVCQDKNNSLGEQFYNVQISTVAGAIFITNYTDLELFLQSLFPALFLNPKDGEIVLDYVKNTKSPEGKFGFQGTKIGTKPAPRVTSYSSRGPSPTCPFVLKPDLMAPGSLILAAWPQNVPAAYLIKSGVDLFSNFNILSGTSMSCPHAAGVAVLLKAAHPEWSPAAVRSAMMTTSYSTDSASNPIQDIGYDNHPATPLAIGAGHVDPNKALDPGLVYDLGVQDYVNLLCGMNFTARQIKTITRTSNYSCESPSLDLNYPSFIAYFNANTSASNGNKMIEFQRTVTNVGEGRASYVAKVTPMEGLSLRVVPDKLVFREKNEKQSFNLRIEGPMQLKETVVYGSLSWVETEGKHVVRSPIVATSLSSEPVSG from the exons ATGGCGTCTCCAATAATTTTCTTTCGTATTGGCCTTCTTTCTTTAGCAATCTCACAGTTCATGATATCCACTGTGGCCGAGTTGGATAATTACATTGTTCACATGGATTTATCCGCCATGCCAAAGGCCTTCTCCAGCCACCATAACTGGTACTTGGCCACCATTTCTTCAGCTTCTGATGATTCGTTGATCTCTTCATCGAAGCTCATCTATGGATATAGTAATGTTATCCATGGATTTAGTGCCAGTTTATCTAATTCCGAGCTTGAAGCCATCAAAAGATCACCCGGGTATGTTTCTTCATATAGAGACATGGCGGCCAAAGTTGACACTACGCATTCTACCCAATTTCTTGGCCTGAACTCCGCCTCCGGCGCATGGCCGGTCGGAGAGTACGGCGATGGCGTGATAATCGGGTTGGTCGACTCGGGGATCTGGCCGGAAAGCGAGAGCTTCAGCGACGATGGAATTGGCGAAATTCCGGCGAGATGGAGAGGAGCTTGCGAGAGTGGAACCCAATTCAGCCCCTCGTTGTGCAACAAGAAGCTCATTGGGGCCCGGTTTTTCAACAAGGGGCTGGTGGCTAAGTTCCCCAATGTGACCATTGCGATGAACTCCAGCCGGGACACCGACGGCCATGGCACCCACACCTCGTCCACGGCCGCCGGGAATTACGTGAAGGGCGCGTCCTACTTCGGCTACGCGCCGGGAACGGCCAACGGTGTGGCTCCAAAGGCCCACGTGGCCATCTACAAGGCTATATTTGACGAGGGTGTTTACCTTTCCGATATTCTGGCCGCCATTGATCAAGCGATCACCGATGGTGTTGATGTCTTGTCCCTTTCTCTGGGAATAGACGGCCTTCCGTTGTACCAAGATCCCATTGCTATAGGCACGTTCGCAGCTTTCGAACGAG GTATATTTGTCTCAACATCGGCGGGGAACGAGGGGCCATACCTCGAGACCCTGCACAACGGGACCCCTTGGGTTCTCACTGTCGCCGCCGGCACCATAGACCGTGAATTCTACGGGACTGTAAGTCTCGGCAATGGGGTTTCAGTCACCGGCTCGACGCTCTATCCAGGAAACTCGAGTTCCAGCCCGATGCCACTTGTGTTCATGGACATGTGTGACGACGTCGAGGAATTAAACAAGACCGGGTACAAAATTGTTGTGTGCCAAGACAAGAACAATTCCTTGGGGGAGCAGTTTTATAATGTTCAGATTTCAACGGTTGCTGGAGCCATCTTCATAACCAACTACACTGACTTAGAACTCTTCCTGCAAAGCCTTTTTCCTGCTTTGTTTCTCAATCCCAAGGATGGAGAAATTGTTCTGGACTACGTCAAGAACACCAAATCGCCGGAAGGGAAATTCGGGTTCCAAGGAACTAAAATAGGGACTAAACCGGCGCCAAGAGTGACAAGCTACAGCTCGAGAGGGCCATCGCCGACCTGCCCATTTGTGCTCAAGCCGGATCTCATGGCTCCCGGCTCACTGATCTTAGCTGCATGGCCTCAGAATGTCCCGGCGGCCTACTTGATCAAGTCCGGCGTCGACCTTTTCAGCAACTTCAACATCTTGTCAGGGACGTCAATGTCGTGCCCGCATGCCGCCGGAGTGGCGGTGCTGCTGAAGGCGGCGCACCCGGAATGGAGTCCGGCAGCCGTCCGGTCGGCCATGATGACAACCTCGTACTCCACCGACAGTGCTTCGAACCCAATTCAGGACATTGGATACGATAACCATCCGGCAACGCCTCTAGCCATTGGAGCCGGACATGTTGATCCAAACAAGGCATTGGACCCAGGCCTCGTCTACGACTTGGGAGTACAAGATTACGTAAACCTCCTTTGTGGAATGAATTTCACGGCCCGCCAAATAAAAACCATAACAAGAACGTCTAATTACAGCTGCGAGAGCCCATCATTGGACCTCAACTACCCTTCTTTTATAGCTTATTTCAACGCCAATACTTCAGCATCTAATGGGAACAAAATGATAGAATTTCAAAGAACGGTGACAAATGTTGGGGAGGGAAGGGCGAGCTACGTCGCGAAGGTGACGCCAATGGAGGGATTAAGCCTTAGGGTGGTGCCTGATAAGTTAGTTTTCAGGGAAAAGAATGAGAAACAAAGCTTCAATCTGAGAATTGAAGGCCCAATGCAGTTGAAAGAGACGGTGGTTTATGGATCTTTAAGTTGGGTGGAAACTGAAGGGAAGCATGTTGTCAGAAGCCCCATTGTGGCAACCAGCTTGAGTTCAGAACCAGTGTCAGGATAG